Proteins from a genomic interval of Halopseudomonas litoralis:
- the murC gene encoding UDP-N-acetylmuramate--L-alanine ligase, giving the protein MRRIRCIHFVGIGGAGMCGIAEVLLNLGYEVSGSDLKRSAVTERLESFGARVDIGHRAENVQNADVLVVSSAINTSNPEVAAAMEKRIPVVPRAQMLAELMRYRHGIAVAGTHGKTTTTSLIASVLAAEGLSPTFVIGGRLTSAGTNAQLGESRYLVAEADESDASFLHLQPMAAIVTNIDFDHMATYEGDFNRLKRTFVEFLHNLPFYGLAVLCIDDPVVREILPQINRQVITYGQSEDADIRAVDIEQQGMQTHFTVLREDREPLRVFVNMPGVHNVLNALATIAVTADEGVSDAAIVKGLTGFEGVGRRFQVHGNFPLGDDGDVMLVDDYGHHPREVAAVIKAVRGGWPERRLVMVYQPHRYSRTRDLYEDFVQVLGDANVLLLMEVYPAGEEPVPGADSKHLCRSIRLRGQIDPLYVERDADLMPLLKAVLQPGDILLTQGAGDIGGLATQLARALTRLGNEQKGDQA; this is encoded by the coding sequence ATGCGCCGTATCCGTTGTATTCACTTCGTCGGCATCGGCGGTGCGGGAATGTGCGGCATTGCCGAAGTACTGCTGAATCTGGGTTACGAGGTGTCCGGATCCGACCTCAAGCGCTCGGCCGTGACCGAGCGCCTGGAAAGCTTCGGCGCTCGGGTGGACATCGGCCATCGTGCGGAAAATGTACAGAATGCCGATGTGCTGGTGGTCTCCAGCGCGATCAATACCAGCAACCCGGAAGTGGCTGCGGCCATGGAAAAACGCATCCCGGTGGTGCCGCGTGCCCAGATGCTCGCCGAACTGATGCGCTATCGCCACGGGATTGCGGTAGCCGGTACCCACGGCAAGACCACCACCACCAGCCTGATTGCGTCGGTGCTGGCTGCTGAAGGTCTGAGTCCGACTTTCGTCATCGGTGGACGACTGACCAGCGCGGGTACCAATGCACAGCTGGGTGAGAGCCGTTATCTGGTTGCTGAAGCCGATGAAAGCGATGCCTCCTTCCTGCATCTGCAGCCGATGGCAGCAATCGTCACCAATATCGATTTCGACCACATGGCGACCTACGAGGGCGACTTCAACCGCCTCAAGCGCACCTTTGTGGAATTCCTGCACAACCTGCCGTTCTACGGCCTGGCTGTGCTGTGCATCGATGACCCGGTGGTGCGCGAGATCCTGCCGCAGATCAATCGTCAGGTGATCACTTACGGGCAATCCGAAGACGCCGATATTCGTGCTGTGGATATAGAGCAGCAGGGTATGCAGACGCACTTCACGGTGCTGCGTGAAGATCGTGAGCCGCTGCGCGTGTTCGTCAATATGCCAGGCGTGCATAACGTATTGAATGCGCTGGCGACCATTGCCGTGACTGCTGATGAAGGTGTCAGTGATGCCGCCATTGTCAAGGGACTCACCGGTTTCGAGGGTGTCGGTCGTCGCTTCCAGGTGCACGGCAATTTCCCGCTGGGCGATGACGGCGACGTCATGCTGGTAGATGACTACGGTCACCATCCCCGAGAAGTCGCCGCGGTGATAAAGGCGGTGCGTGGTGGTTGGCCGGAGCGTCGGCTGGTGATGGTGTATCAGCCGCATCGCTATTCGCGCACCCGTGACCTGTACGAAGACTTCGTGCAGGTGCTGGGCGACGCCAACGTGCTGCTGCTCATGGAAGTCTACCCCGCTGGCGAGGAGCCGGTGCCAGGCGCAGACAGCAAGCATCTGTGTCGCAGCATCCGCCTGCGCGGACAGATTGATCCGCTGTATGTCGAGCGTGATGCCGACCTCATGCCGTTGCTCAAGGCCGTGCTGCAACCGGGCGACATCCTGCTGACGCAGGGCGCCGGTGATATCGGCGGTCTGGCAACGCAGCTGGCGCGGGCGCTGACGCGGTTGGGCAACGAACAGAAAGGAGATCAAGCGTAA
- the ftsZ gene encoding cell division protein FtsZ gives MFELIDNLPQNAVIKVVGVGGGGGNALQHMVINNVEGVDFICANTDAQALKNMTARTVLQLGSAVTKGLGAGANPLIGREAAIEDRERIAEVLQGSDMVFITAGMGGGTGTGAAPIIAEVAREMGILTVAVVTKPFPFEGRKRMQIAEEGIRELGEHVDSLITIPNEKLLTVLGKDASLLSAFSKANDVLLGAVQGIADLIMRPGMINVDFADVKTVMSEMGMAMMGTGHASGANRAREAAEAAIRSPLLEDVNLMGARGILVNITAGPDLSLGEFTEVGNTVEEFASETATVVVGTVIDPELRDELRVTVVATGLGARMEKPVKVVDNTAASQPARKPEASTPNYRDLDRPTVMRNSGGAQAAQASFTQPVEDLDYLDIPAFLRRQAD, from the coding sequence ATGTTTGAATTGATTGATAACCTTCCGCAGAACGCAGTGATCAAGGTCGTCGGTGTGGGCGGTGGCGGTGGTAACGCCCTGCAGCATATGGTGATCAACAACGTTGAAGGTGTGGATTTTATCTGCGCCAATACCGATGCTCAGGCATTGAAGAACATGACGGCGCGGACCGTACTGCAACTGGGCTCCGCGGTGACCAAGGGGCTGGGCGCCGGTGCCAACCCGCTGATCGGCCGTGAAGCGGCAATCGAGGACCGCGAGCGTATCGCTGAAGTGCTGCAAGGCTCGGATATGGTGTTCATCACCGCCGGTATGGGCGGCGGCACCGGCACTGGTGCAGCACCGATCATTGCCGAAGTGGCACGGGAAATGGGCATCCTGACGGTGGCTGTGGTCACCAAGCCGTTCCCCTTCGAAGGCCGCAAGCGTATGCAGATTGCCGAAGAAGGCATCCGTGAGCTGGGTGAGCATGTCGACTCGCTGATCACCATTCCCAACGAGAAGCTGCTCACCGTGCTGGGTAAGGATGCCAGCCTGCTGTCAGCCTTCAGCAAGGCCAACGACGTGCTGTTGGGTGCGGTTCAGGGTATTGCCGACCTGATCATGCGTCCGGGTATGATCAACGTCGACTTCGCCGACGTGAAGACAGTGATGAGCGAAATGGGTATGGCGATGATGGGTACCGGCCACGCCAGTGGAGCCAATCGTGCCCGTGAGGCGGCCGAAGCAGCGATCCGCAGTCCGCTGCTGGAAGACGTCAACCTGATGGGTGCTCGCGGTATTCTGGTCAACATCACTGCTGGTCCGGATCTGTCGCTGGGTGAGTTCACGGAAGTGGGTAACACCGTGGAAGAGTTTGCCTCGGAAACCGCAACCGTGGTCGTGGGTACCGTAATCGACCCGGAACTGCGCGACGAGCTGCGGGTAACCGTGGTCGCCACTGGTCTGGGCGCCCGTATGGAAAAGCCGGTCAAGGTAGTGGATAACACTGCTGCATCGCAGCCTGCTCGGAAGCCGGAAGCCTCCACGCCGAACTACCGCGACCTGGATCGTCCGACGGTCATGCGTAACTCCGGTGGTGCTCAAGCGGCGCAGGCAAGCTTCACCCAGCCAGTGGAAGATCTGGATTATCTGGATATTCCGGCGTTCCTGCGGCGGCAGGCCGATTGA
- the lpxC gene encoding UDP-3-O-acyl-N-acetylglucosamine deacetylase, which translates to MIRQRTLKNIIRATGVGLHSGEKVYLTLKPAPVDSGIVFLRTDLDPVVEIPARAEFVGETTMSTTLIKDGIKVDTVEHLLSAMAGLGIDNAVVELSAPEVPIMDGSAGPFVFLIQSAGIEEQEAPKQFIRIKREITVEEDGKTATFVPFEGFKVTFGIDFDHPVFRGRSQSASVDFSSTSFVKEVSRARTFGFMRDIEYLRSQNLALGGSVDNAIVVDEYRVLNEDGLRYEDEFVKHKILDAIGDLYLLGKSLIGEFRGFKSGHALNNKLLRALLANADAWEIVTFEDAGTAPISFMRPAAAV; encoded by the coding sequence ATGATCAGACAACGCACACTGAAGAACATCATCCGGGCCACCGGTGTTGGCCTGCATTCGGGTGAGAAGGTTTATCTCACGCTGAAACCGGCGCCGGTGGATTCCGGCATCGTGTTTCTCCGGACGGATCTCGACCCTGTGGTCGAGATCCCGGCGCGGGCGGAATTCGTGGGCGAAACTACCATGTCCACCACCCTGATCAAGGATGGCATCAAGGTGGATACCGTCGAGCACCTGCTGTCGGCCATGGCCGGTCTGGGGATCGACAACGCGGTGGTGGAACTCAGTGCGCCCGAAGTTCCGATCATGGATGGCAGTGCCGGCCCCTTCGTATTCCTGATCCAGTCAGCAGGGATCGAGGAGCAGGAGGCGCCGAAGCAGTTCATTCGCATCAAACGTGAAATCACTGTGGAAGAAGACGGCAAGACAGCTACCTTTGTCCCCTTCGAAGGGTTCAAGGTGACTTTCGGTATCGACTTCGACCATCCGGTATTCCGTGGCCGCAGCCAGTCCGCGAGTGTGGACTTTTCCAGCACCTCCTTTGTCAAGGAAGTCAGTCGCGCTCGGACCTTCGGGTTCATGCGGGATATCGAGTATCTGCGTTCGCAGAACCTGGCGCTGGGCGGCAGTGTGGACAACGCCATTGTGGTGGATGAGTATCGCGTACTCAATGAAGACGGCCTGCGTTACGAGGACGAATTCGTCAAGCACAAGATTCTCGATGCCATCGGCGATCTTTACCTACTGGGCAAGAGCCTGATCGGTGAGTTCCGCGGCTTCAAGTCGGGACATGCGCTCAACAACAAACTGTTGCGCGCGCTGTTGGCCAATGCCGACGCCTGGGAAATCGTCACCTTTGAAGATGCCGGTACCGCGCCCATCTCCTTCATGCGGCCGGCCGCTGCGGTCTGA
- the ftsA gene encoding cell division protein FtsA — translation MASKLGSRMIVGLDIGTSKVVALVGEIGADGQLEIVGIGSHPSRGMKKGVVVNIESTVQSIQRAIEEAELMAGCQIHSVFAGIAGNHIRSLNSHGIVAIREGEVVQADIERVLDAAQAVAIPADQKVLHILPQEYVIDNQEGVREPRGMSGVRLEAKVHLVTCAMNAVQNIEKCIRRCGLEVEDVILEQLASSYSVLTEDEKELGVCMVDVGGGTTDIAIFTEGAIRHTAVIPIAGDQVTNDIAMALRTPTQYAEEIKIRYACALAKLAGPEETIKVPSVGERPPRDLSRQALAEVVEPRYDELFTLIQAELRRSGYEDMIPAGIVLTGGTAKMEGAVELAEEIFHMPVRLGVPQEFKGLADVVRNPIYSTGVGLLHYGMQHHADGNHNSSEQSRESPLIKVKRWFKGNF, via the coding sequence ATGGCAAGCAAGCTGGGTAGCAGGATGATCGTCGGACTGGATATCGGCACCTCCAAGGTGGTCGCGCTGGTCGGCGAGATAGGTGCAGACGGTCAACTCGAGATTGTCGGCATCGGCTCGCATCCGTCTCGCGGCATGAAGAAGGGTGTGGTGGTGAATATCGAATCCACCGTGCAATCCATTCAGCGCGCCATCGAAGAGGCCGAGCTGATGGCTGGTTGCCAGATCCACTCGGTATTCGCCGGCATTGCCGGCAACCACATCCGCAGCCTGAACTCCCACGGCATCGTTGCCATCCGCGAAGGCGAAGTGGTGCAGGCCGATATCGAGCGCGTACTGGATGCCGCCCAGGCGGTTGCCATTCCGGCTGATCAGAAGGTGCTGCACATCCTGCCGCAGGAATACGTGATCGATAACCAGGAAGGCGTGCGCGAACCCCGTGGCATGTCCGGGGTGCGTCTGGAAGCCAAGGTGCACCTGGTTACCTGCGCCATGAATGCCGTGCAGAACATCGAGAAATGTATCCGCCGTTGCGGATTGGAAGTCGAGGACGTGATTCTCGAGCAGCTGGCCTCCAGCTACTCGGTGCTGACCGAAGACGAGAAGGAGCTGGGCGTGTGCATGGTGGATGTCGGCGGCGGAACCACCGATATCGCCATTTTCACCGAGGGTGCGATTCGCCACACCGCGGTGATTCCGATTGCCGGTGATCAGGTCACCAATGACATCGCCATGGCCCTGCGCACGCCGACCCAGTATGCCGAGGAAATCAAGATTCGCTATGCCTGTGCGCTGGCGAAACTGGCCGGCCCGGAGGAGACCATCAAGGTTCCCAGCGTCGGCGAACGCCCGCCGCGCGACCTGTCACGCCAGGCACTGGCGGAAGTGGTCGAGCCACGTTACGACGAATTGTTCACCCTGATCCAGGCCGAGCTGCGCCGTTCAGGTTACGAAGACATGATCCCGGCCGGCATCGTACTCACCGGTGGCACCGCCAAGATGGAAGGTGCCGTCGAACTGGCCGAAGAGATATTCCACATGCCGGTGCGCCTGGGCGTACCGCAGGAATTCAAGGGACTGGCTGACGTAGTGCGCAACCCCATCTACTCCACCGGAGTCGGGTTGCTGCACTACGGCATGCAACACCATGCCGACGGCAATCACAACAGTTCGGAGCAGAGCAGGGAGTCGCCGCTGATAAAAGTGAAGCGGTGGTTCAAGGGGAATTTTTAA
- a CDS encoding cell division protein FtsQ/DivIB, with protein sequence MLGLLIRDQRAGKAAGRRNAPNRGAVRVTPAAPRKWSRLTLPSLSEARRRMQHLLWPLLLVMLGMGLYELANRLQPLAQRPISLISVEGDLQYIDRDSVHQRIEPYLNDSLLTIDLEALRADLIAMPWVAGAAVTRVWPDQLVITLDEHLPVARWGDSALLNNAGFAFAPDQVNRFEGLPLLNGPERAKRRVMQTYQQFNRLLRPYGHGVAQLELRDRGSWFLTTRDGIEMLLGQGDVVEKMQRFLTIDKLMLSERRELIARVDLRYSNGMAVAWREPATIQSGSNE encoded by the coding sequence ATGCTGGGACTGCTGATTCGGGATCAACGCGCAGGTAAAGCTGCGGGACGGCGCAACGCGCCGAACCGCGGTGCCGTACGCGTGACCCCGGCAGCCCCGCGCAAATGGTCACGCCTGACGCTGCCATCGCTGAGTGAAGCGCGGCGCCGAATGCAACATCTGCTCTGGCCATTACTGCTGGTGATGCTGGGCATGGGGCTGTACGAGCTGGCTAACCGCCTGCAGCCGCTGGCTCAGCGACCCATCAGCCTGATCAGTGTGGAAGGCGACCTGCAGTACATAGACCGTGATTCGGTACATCAGCGTATTGAGCCCTATCTCAACGACAGCCTGCTGACCATTGATCTGGAGGCGCTGCGTGCCGATCTCATCGCCATGCCCTGGGTCGCCGGTGCAGCCGTTACCCGTGTCTGGCCGGATCAACTGGTCATCACCCTGGATGAGCATCTGCCGGTGGCGCGCTGGGGTGATTCAGCGCTGTTGAACAACGCGGGTTTTGCGTTTGCCCCAGATCAGGTCAACCGGTTCGAGGGACTGCCCCTGCTCAATGGCCCGGAACGGGCCAAGCGCCGGGTGATGCAGACCTATCAACAATTCAATCGCCTACTGCGGCCATACGGGCATGGTGTGGCACAGCTGGAATTACGTGATCGTGGCAGCTGGTTTCTGACCACCCGTGACGGTATCGAAATGCTGCTGGGACAGGGCGACGTAGTCGAAAAAATGCAACGGTTCCTGACCATCGACAAGCTGATGTTGTCAGAGCGCCGTGAACTCATAGCGCGGGTCGACCTGCGCTACAGCAACGGCATGGCAGTGGCATGGCGCGAGCCTGCAACGATTCAATCGGGGAGTAACGAGTAA
- the ftsW gene encoding putative lipid II flippase FtsW codes for MIFTDVVQRSLAPLIGERRFDLDLPLLVGGLALLGLGLVMVTSASMEVAAGQLGNPLYYMNRQLVYMLIGIIAMLATLAVPVGLWEQFRFPLLFLGFALLIAVLIPGIGREVNGSWRWIAVGPINVQPSELAKLFAVVFLAGYLVHRRDEVKEQWFGFIKPFMVLGPMAWLLIIEPDFGATVVLMGAATGMLFLGGVGLIRFTMLFGSLGGLAALLVIFEPYRLQRLTSFLNPWNDPYGTGYQLTQALIAFGRGEWLGTGLGNSIQKQYYLPEAHTDFVFAVLAEELGLIGALAAFALLIFVAVRALYIGLWAEKAGRYFSAYLAYGLAIMWCGQVLINVGVNIGLLPTKGLTLPFLSYGGSSLVVCCISLGLLLRIDWERRQALREAANGQ; via the coding sequence ATGATCTTCACCGATGTCGTGCAACGCTCACTGGCACCGCTGATTGGCGAACGCCGTTTCGATCTGGACCTGCCGTTACTGGTAGGCGGCCTGGCGCTGCTTGGCCTTGGTCTGGTGATGGTCACCTCGGCGTCGATGGAAGTGGCCGCCGGACAACTGGGCAACCCCCTCTATTATATGAACCGTCAGCTGGTATACATGCTGATCGGCATCATCGCCATGCTCGCCACCCTGGCGGTGCCGGTCGGGTTGTGGGAGCAGTTCCGCTTTCCGCTGCTGTTTCTGGGCTTTGCTCTGTTGATTGCTGTACTGATCCCGGGTATCGGCCGTGAGGTCAACGGCAGCTGGCGCTGGATCGCCGTCGGGCCGATCAACGTGCAGCCATCTGAACTGGCCAAGCTGTTTGCAGTGGTCTTCCTGGCCGGGTATCTGGTGCACCGCCGGGATGAGGTCAAGGAGCAGTGGTTCGGCTTCATCAAACCTTTCATGGTTTTGGGCCCGATGGCCTGGCTGCTGATCATCGAACCGGATTTTGGTGCCACTGTGGTGCTCATGGGCGCGGCCACCGGCATGCTGTTTCTCGGTGGTGTGGGTCTGATCCGCTTTACCATGCTGTTCGGTTCACTCGGCGGCCTTGCGGCGCTACTGGTTATCTTTGAACCCTATCGCCTGCAGCGTCTGACCAGCTTCCTCAATCCCTGGAATGATCCCTATGGCACCGGTTATCAGTTGACCCAGGCGTTGATCGCGTTCGGCCGTGGCGAATGGCTGGGCACCGGTCTGGGCAACAGTATCCAGAAGCAGTACTACCTGCCAGAGGCCCATACCGACTTCGTATTTGCCGTGCTGGCCGAGGAGTTGGGCCTGATTGGTGCGCTGGCGGCCTTTGCCCTGTTGATCTTCGTTGCGGTACGTGCGCTGTATATCGGGCTCTGGGCCGAAAAGGCCGGACGCTATTTTTCCGCCTATCTGGCCTACGGTCTGGCGATCATGTGGTGTGGCCAGGTGCTGATCAATGTCGGCGTGAATATCGGCCTGCTGCCGACCAAGGGGCTGACGCTGCCGTTCCTCAGTTACGGCGGCAGTTCACTGGTGGTCTGCTGTATCAGTCTGGGCTTGCTGCTGCGCATCGACTGGGAGCGCCGTCAGGCGCTGCGGGAGGCTGCCAATGGCCAGTAA
- a CDS encoding D-alanine--D-alanine ligase, whose translation MVDVKAFGRVAVLYGGTSAEREVSLKSGAAVLSALQAAGVDAFGIDAGDDLAERLIADRPDRVFIALHGRGGEDGSLQGLLESLKLPYTGSGVMASALGMDKLRTKQVWQSLGLPTPAYAVLRDEQECAAVVERLGTPLIIKPIHEGSSIGMAKVNSLAELQQAWQEARKYDDVALVEQWVTGAEFTVGILDGKVLPAIRLSTPNIFYDYQAKYLASDTQYQCPCGLTPEREAELGELSLQAFNAVGCHGWGRVDLMQDSDGNFYLLEVNTSPGMTDHSLVPMAAAAAGLTFTDLVLAILASARY comes from the coding sequence ATGGTCGACGTTAAAGCCTTTGGGCGGGTAGCGGTGCTGTACGGCGGCACGTCAGCCGAGCGGGAGGTGTCGCTGAAATCCGGCGCCGCGGTGCTATCGGCGCTGCAGGCTGCCGGTGTGGATGCCTTCGGTATCGATGCCGGCGATGATCTGGCAGAGCGGTTGATCGCTGATCGTCCCGATCGGGTGTTCATTGCACTGCATGGGCGTGGCGGCGAAGACGGCAGCCTGCAAGGGTTGTTGGAAAGCCTGAAACTGCCCTATACCGGCAGCGGTGTGATGGCTTCGGCTCTGGGTATGGACAAGCTGCGTACCAAGCAGGTGTGGCAGAGCCTCGGTCTGCCGACACCAGCTTATGCGGTGCTGCGCGACGAGCAGGAGTGCGCGGCGGTGGTCGAGCGACTGGGTACGCCGTTGATCATCAAGCCGATCCACGAAGGCTCGAGTATCGGCATGGCCAAGGTGAACAGCCTCGCCGAGCTGCAGCAGGCCTGGCAGGAAGCGCGAAAATATGATGACGTCGCGCTGGTCGAACAATGGGTCACTGGCGCCGAGTTCACCGTCGGCATCCTTGACGGCAAGGTACTGCCGGCCATCCGCCTGAGCACACCGAACATCTTCTATGACTACCAGGCCAAGTACCTGGCCTCCGATACCCAGTATCAGTGTCCCTGTGGCCTGACACCGGAGCGTGAAGCCGAGCTCGGGGAACTGTCCCTGCAGGCATTCAATGCTGTTGGCTGCCACGGCTGGGGGCGGGTCGACCTGATGCAGGACAGTGATGGCAATTTCTACCTGCTCGAGGTCAATACCTCGCCGGGCATGACCGACCACAGCCTGGTCCCTATGGCGGCTGCCGCCGCGGGACTGACATTCACCGATCTGGTACTGGCGATCCTCGCCAGTGCCCGTTACTGA
- the murD gene encoding UDP-N-acetylmuramoyl-L-alanine--D-glutamate ligase, translating into MSLITTDKQRIIVGLGATGLSVARYLAGRDLPFAVCDTRAEPPGLDKLKRFAPMADLYLGELDAELLSGAGELIVSPGIALSTPAIKSAIDAGVSVVGDIELFAREADAPIIAITGSNAKTTVTTLVGAMVEQVGKRVAVGGNIGTPTLDLLDEKADLYVLELSSFQLETTQTLNAAVAVVLNVSEDHMDRYTGLAAYHLAKHRIFRGAQQVVFNRDDALTRPLVADQLPCWNFGLSRPDFKGFGLIEKGGQSWLAFEFEALMPTAELKIRGAHNQANALAALALGHAVGLPMPAMLAALREFAGLPHRCQWLGQYAGVDYYDDSKATNVGAALAAIEGFAADLQGKQVLIAGGDGKGADFSALLGPVARHCRAVILLGRDAPLLEQLFAGHVSVQRVATLDEAVVAAAAAAEPGDAVLLSPACASLDMFRNFEERGRLFADAVGRLPA; encoded by the coding sequence GTGTCACTGATCACTACGGACAAACAGCGGATCATCGTCGGACTCGGGGCCACCGGTTTATCGGTTGCCCGGTATCTGGCTGGCCGTGATCTGCCGTTTGCGGTCTGTGACACGCGCGCTGAGCCGCCGGGCCTGGATAAGCTCAAGCGTTTCGCGCCCATGGCAGACCTGTATCTGGGTGAGCTGGATGCCGAGCTGCTGAGCGGCGCCGGAGAGCTGATCGTCAGCCCCGGTATCGCGCTGTCCACGCCGGCGATCAAGTCTGCGATCGACGCAGGTGTCAGCGTGGTTGGCGATATCGAGCTGTTCGCCCGTGAGGCGGATGCGCCGATCATCGCGATCACCGGCTCCAATGCCAAGACTACGGTCACCACGTTGGTGGGTGCCATGGTCGAGCAGGTGGGCAAGCGTGTCGCCGTGGGTGGCAATATCGGTACGCCGACGCTGGATCTGCTGGACGAGAAAGCCGACCTGTATGTACTGGAGCTGTCCAGCTTCCAGCTTGAAACCACTCAGACGCTGAATGCAGCGGTGGCTGTGGTGCTGAATGTCAGCGAAGACCATATGGACCGCTACACCGGTCTGGCCGCCTACCATCTGGCCAAGCATCGGATCTTCCGCGGCGCCCAGCAGGTGGTGTTCAATCGGGATGACGCCTTGACGCGGCCGTTGGTGGCGGATCAGCTGCCTTGCTGGAACTTTGGTCTGTCGCGCCCGGATTTCAAGGGTTTCGGCCTGATTGAAAAGGGCGGCCAGAGCTGGTTGGCATTCGAATTCGAGGCGCTGATGCCCACCGCTGAACTGAAGATTCGCGGCGCGCATAATCAGGCCAATGCTCTTGCAGCCCTGGCGCTGGGGCATGCGGTTGGTTTGCCGATGCCGGCAATGCTGGCGGCGCTGCGCGAGTTCGCCGGCCTGCCGCACCGCTGCCAGTGGCTTGGCCAATATGCTGGAGTGGACTACTACGACGACTCCAAGGCGACCAACGTTGGTGCGGCGCTGGCCGCCATTGAAGGTTTTGCCGCTGATCTGCAGGGCAAGCAGGTGTTGATCGCCGGCGGCGATGGCAAGGGTGCCGATTTCTCCGCGTTGCTCGGCCCGGTCGCTCGTCATTGCCGCGCGGTGATTCTGCTCGGGCGTGATGCACCGCTATTGGAGCAATTGTTCGCTGGTCATGTTTCGGTGCAGCGTGTAGCGACCCTGGATGAGGCGGTGGTTGCCGCCGCCGCCGCTGCCGAGCCGGGCGATGCGGTGTTGTTGTCACCCGCCTGCGCCAGTCTGGATATGTTTCGCAATTTTGAAGAACGCGGCCGGCTGTTTGCCGACGCCGTCGGGAGGTTGCCGGCATGA
- the murG gene encoding undecaprenyldiphospho-muramoylpentapeptide beta-N-acetylglucosaminyltransferase, giving the protein MASNVLIMAGGTGGHVFPALACARLLQEQGYQVHWLGTRRGIEAELIPAAGIPVHYIDIQGLRGKGKVDLLKAPIRLLRALWQSLAVVRELQPVCVLGAGGYVTGPGGLAAWLRRVPLVIHEQNAVVGTTNRLLAKLAVRRCEGFDGSFANGAQRRSTGNPVRSDIFAAPPMAWDGNRAPRLLVLGGSLGALPLNKLLPEALALLPAEQRPQVRHQCGKQHVAAAGQAYIESGIQAEVEPFIADMAEAYAWADLVVCRAGALTVAELAAAGRPALLIPLPHAIDDHQSANARYLADRGAAELLPQKTLTAAQLAQRLNTLFTQPETLRQMAEHARKQAKPDATADVVRACLEVAREY; this is encoded by the coding sequence ATGGCCAGTAACGTACTGATCATGGCCGGCGGTACCGGCGGTCACGTGTTCCCGGCGCTGGCCTGTGCTCGGCTGCTACAAGAGCAGGGCTATCAGGTGCACTGGTTGGGAACACGCCGTGGCATCGAGGCGGAACTGATTCCGGCGGCCGGTATTCCCGTGCATTACATCGATATTCAAGGCCTGCGTGGCAAAGGTAAGGTCGACCTGCTGAAAGCACCGATACGCCTGCTGCGTGCGCTGTGGCAGTCGCTGGCGGTGGTGCGCGAACTGCAGCCAGTCTGTGTGCTGGGTGCAGGGGGCTATGTCACCGGGCCGGGCGGTCTGGCAGCCTGGCTGCGTCGCGTTCCATTGGTGATCCACGAGCAGAACGCGGTGGTTGGCACCACCAACCGGCTGTTGGCGAAACTGGCCGTACGCCGTTGTGAAGGTTTCGATGGCAGTTTTGCCAATGGCGCCCAGCGGCGCAGTACCGGCAACCCGGTGCGCAGTGACATTTTTGCCGCGCCGCCGATGGCCTGGGATGGCAATCGTGCCCCGCGCCTGCTGGTGCTTGGCGGCAGTCTGGGCGCCTTGCCGCTGAACAAGCTGCTGCCCGAGGCGCTGGCGCTGTTGCCCGCAGAGCAGCGGCCGCAGGTGCGTCATCAATGTGGTAAGCAACACGTGGCAGCAGCCGGGCAGGCGTACATCGAGTCTGGCATCCAAGCCGAAGTGGAGCCCTTTATTGCCGATATGGCCGAGGCCTACGCCTGGGCCGATCTGGTGGTATGCCGCGCCGGTGCCCTGACGGTGGCCGAACTGGCGGCAGCCGGCCGTCCGGCACTGCTGATCCCTCTGCCGCATGCCATTGATGATCATCAAAGCGCTAACGCGCGCTACCTGGCCGATCGCGGCGCAGCCGAGCTGCTGCCGCAGAAGACATTGACCGCTGCGCAGCTGGCGCAGCGGCTGAATACCCTGTTTACCCAACCGGAGACGTTACGACAGATGGCAGAACATGCCCGCAAGCAGGCCAAACCCGATGCTACAGCGGATGTGGTCCGCGCCTGCCTGGAGGTTGCCCGTGAATACTAA